The genomic window GACAACGAAGCGGTTCGCGCCCTCGCCGGGCGGGACCCGCTCGTGAAGCCGGCGTTCGGTTTCTATCCGGTCGACGCGGTTCTATCGGAGATGCGAGAGCTCGGGGCGGATTATCCGCGTGAAGGACACGAGTGTACGGCGGAGGAGGGCGTCGCCTGGGTTCGCGAGAACGTCGCCGAGGCGATCGCCGTCGGTGAGATCGGTCTCGACGGCTACTGGGTACCTGAAGAGCTCTGGGCGAAGCAGGAACTGGTCTTCCGCGAACTCGTCACGATCGCGCTCGAGGCGGGCAAGCCCATCGTCATCCACACGCGCAAGCGCGAACGTCACGCTTTCGAGATACTGAAGGAGATGGGTGCGACGCGCGTCAACTGGCACTGCTTCGGCGGCAAGGTGAAGCTCGCGCGCCAAATCGCCGACCACGGCCACTACATGTCGATCCCGGCCAACGCGCGCCGCTCCGAGAGCTTCACCCGCATGCTCGAAACCCTGCCCCGTGATCGCCTCCTCTTGGAGACCGACTGCCCCTACCTCGGCCCTGAGCGCGGCGCCACGAATGAACCCGCCAACGTAGCCGCCACCGCCACCTACGCCTCCGAACTCTGGAACACCCCACTGGAAGCCGTCACGGCCCAGATCTCCACGAACTTCACCGAGCTGTTCG from Candidatus Binatia bacterium includes these protein-coding regions:
- a CDS encoding TatD family hydrolase, which codes for MGLVDVHAHLTHPKLAGQEAEVLQRARDAGVAAIIANGLNPDDNEAVRALAGRDPLVKPAFGFYPVDAVLSEMRELGADYPREGHECTAEEGVAWVRENVAEAIAVGEIGLDGYWVPEELWAKQELVFRELVTIALEAGKPIVIHTRKRERHAFEILKEMGATRVNWHCFGGKVKLARQIADHGHYMSIPANARRSESFTRMLETLPRDRLLLETDCPYLGPERGATNEPANVAATATYASELWNTPLEAVTAQISTNFTELFGGDVG